From Deinococcus multiflagellatus, the proteins below share one genomic window:
- a CDS encoding CPBP family intramembrane glutamic endopeptidase — protein sequence MSPRRLLLPLLPFFALAFGFSWAVWWPLLAPGHPAPAALHLWGSLGPAAAAIITAAALDRPSLRPLGQALGRWRVGWGPWAFAVGAPAALLGLGVALSAGAGQPWPGWAGLLRVAEYPHLGPLALLLAEVVFYGYGEEVGWRGFALPRLLPVFGPVWAPVWLSVPWALWHLPLLLRNETFTAMSLAALLGWYASLLMGALLMTWLWRWAQGSLLVLAAFHGLLDVAMVNETVTPLALNAMGAVVTVWGLLALRALRRPQARRCPAPPQGR from the coding sequence ATGTCCCCCAGACGCCTGCTTCTGCCCCTGCTTCCTTTCTTCGCCCTGGCCTTTGGTTTCTCGTGGGCGGTGTGGTGGCCCCTGCTGGCCCCCGGGCACCCAGCCCCGGCCGCCCTGCACCTGTGGGGCAGTCTGGGGCCAGCGGCGGCGGCCATCATCACCGCCGCTGCACTGGACCGGCCCTCACTGCGTCCGCTGGGTCAGGCCCTGGGGCGCTGGCGGGTTGGCTGGGGGCCCTGGGCATTTGCGGTGGGGGCACCCGCCGCGCTGCTGGGGCTGGGGGTGGCGCTCAGCGCAGGTGCGGGGCAGCCGTGGCCGGGGTGGGCCGGGCTGCTGCGGGTGGCCGAATACCCGCACCTGGGCCCCCTGGCCCTGCTGCTGGCCGAGGTGGTGTTTTACGGCTACGGCGAGGAGGTGGGGTGGCGCGGATTTGCGCTGCCCCGGCTGCTGCCGGTGTTTGGGCCCGTGTGGGCGCCGGTGTGGCTCAGCGTGCCGTGGGCGCTGTGGCACCTGCCGCTGCTGCTGCGCAACGAGACCTTTACCGCCATGTCGCTCGCAGCGCTGCTGGGCTGGTACGCCAGCCTGCTGATGGGCGCGCTGCTCATGACGTGGCTGTGGCGCTGGGCCCAGGGGAGCCTGCTGGTGCTGGCCGCCTTTCACGGTCTGCTGGATGTGGCCATGGTGAATGAGACCGTGACGCCGCTGGCCCTGAACGCTATGGGCGCCGTGGTCACGGTCTGGGGGCTGTTGGCCCTGAGGGCGCTGCGCCGGCCGCAGGCGCGCCGGTGTCCAGCGCCCCCACAGGGCCGCTAG
- a CDS encoding response regulator: protein MTAAPERLDAPAILQALSAYRRGDFGVRLPLTWDGIEGRIAETFNDLVEESARIAQDVARVGAAVGKEGNTKQRIPLGTTTGSWAALIENVNDLVDDLVWPTTEMTRVVTAVAHGDLTQTMATEINGRPMQGQFLQIVTTLNTMVAQLNAFAGEVTRVAREVGTEGKLGGQANVEGVGGVWRDLTENVNFMANNLTGQVRNIADVTTAVANGDLSRKITVDARGEILELKNTINTMVDQLNAFASEVTRVAREVGTEGRLGGQADVRGVGGTWKDLTDNVNFMAANLTGQVRNIADVTTAVANGDLSKKITVDARGEILDLKNTINTMVDQLNAFAGEVTRVAREVGTEGKLGGQAQVVGVGGTWKDLTENVNSMASNLTDQVRNIAFVTTAVANGDLSKKITVDVKGEILDLKNTVNTMVDQLNAFASEVTRVAREVGTEGKLGGQADVRGVAGTWKDLTDNVNFMASNLTDQVRNIAFVTTAVANGDLSKKITVDVKGEILDLKNTVNIMVDQLNAFASEVTRVAREVGTEGKLGGQANVPGVGGTWKDLTENVNSMASNLTGQVRGIARVVTAVANGDLKKTLTLEAKGEIAELAETINSMIETLATFAQQVTGVAREVGVEGRLGGQASVPGASGTWKDLTDNVNQLAANLTTQVRAIADVATAVTAGDLTRSINLDARGELDALKDNINEMIVNLRDTTEKNTEQDWLKTNLAKFTRMLQGQRDLLTVSRLILSELAPLVKARHGVFYTMDEDTTTLQLQASYAYRERKGLANRFALGEGLVGQAALEQEMIVLTHVPDDYVQINSGLGAGAPRTIVVLPVVFEGQTKAVIELASFETFSATHLSFLEQFTESVGIVLNTIQATMRTETLLRQSQSMAQELQSQQEELRQTNEELEEKARLLADQNREVEDKNRQVESARHALEEKAAQLALTSKYKSEFLANMSHELRTPLNSLLLLAGQLREDPQGNLSDQQKAYAKTIFAAGNDLLNLINDILDLSKIESGTVNADPTQVTFARIREAVETTFAHLAAEKGVELRLDFSPQLPASLYTDDTRLLQILKNLLSNAFKFTAEGSVTLEATPVKGGWSPDQTALNSAAGVVAFRVTDTGIGIAADKQRLIFEAFQQADGSTSRKYGGTGLGLAISRELARILGGEITLESTPGQGSRFTLYLPLRFQAPPELRAPRALPVGAPAGLQGAPVQFGSGQSANGQAGSGQAGAEPAAPEATVIQDDRAALQPGDRILLIVEDDPAYAGVLLDLAHERGFMALVAARGDQALHLAQTYRPAAVTLDLTLPDTNGWAVLDALKHDPQTRHIPVHIISGQEPSIVSRKLGALDHTTKAGSRQQLSEVFTNLEAFLARRVKRVLIVEDDELQRQSLEELIGDTDVETISVTTGAAALEALQGAPFDCIVLDLHLPDMSGFDLMTTLNETPAYRAIPIIVYTAQDLTRAQETQLRKAAKSIIVKDVRSPERLLDEVTLFLHRVEATLPEGKRQILAGARQQEPELHGKKVLLVDDDIRNIFALTAVLERHQMQIVTAENGREALAALDAEGDIDLVLMDVMMPELDGYETTRLIRRNPAYASLPIISLTAKAMPGDREQSIESGASDYISKPVNTAQLLSLLRVWLSK, encoded by the coding sequence GTGACCGCTGCCCCTGAGCGCCTGGACGCCCCCGCCATCTTGCAGGCCCTGAGTGCCTACCGCCGCGGCGACTTTGGCGTGCGGCTGCCCCTGACCTGGGACGGCATTGAGGGCCGCATTGCCGAAACCTTTAACGACCTCGTGGAAGAAAGCGCGCGCATTGCCCAGGACGTGGCGCGCGTGGGCGCCGCCGTGGGCAAGGAAGGCAACACCAAACAGCGCATTCCGCTGGGCACCACCACCGGCAGCTGGGCCGCCCTGATCGAGAACGTGAACGATCTGGTGGATGACCTGGTCTGGCCCACCACCGAAATGACCCGCGTGGTCACCGCCGTGGCCCACGGCGACCTGACCCAGACGATGGCCACGGAAATCAACGGCCGCCCCATGCAGGGCCAGTTCCTGCAGATCGTGACCACCCTGAACACCATGGTGGCGCAGCTCAACGCCTTTGCGGGCGAGGTGACGCGCGTGGCGCGCGAGGTGGGCACCGAGGGCAAACTGGGCGGGCAGGCCAACGTGGAAGGCGTGGGCGGCGTGTGGCGCGACCTCACCGAGAACGTGAACTTCATGGCGAACAACCTCACCGGGCAGGTGCGGAACATTGCCGACGTGACCACAGCGGTGGCCAACGGGGACCTCAGCCGCAAGATCACCGTGGACGCCCGGGGCGAGATTCTGGAGCTGAAAAACACCATCAACACGATGGTGGATCAGCTCAACGCCTTTGCCAGCGAAGTGACGCGCGTGGCCCGTGAGGTGGGCACGGAAGGGCGCCTGGGCGGGCAGGCCGACGTGCGCGGCGTGGGCGGCACCTGGAAGGACCTGACCGACAACGTGAACTTCATGGCCGCCAACCTGACGGGGCAGGTGCGCAACATTGCGGACGTGACCACAGCGGTGGCGAACGGCGATCTGAGCAAGAAGATCACCGTGGACGCGCGGGGCGAGATTCTGGACCTGAAGAACACCATCAACACGATGGTGGACCAGCTCAATGCCTTTGCCGGCGAGGTCACCCGTGTGGCCCGCGAGGTGGGCACCGAAGGCAAGCTGGGCGGCCAGGCGCAGGTCGTGGGCGTGGGCGGCACCTGGAAGGACCTCACGGAAAACGTGAACTCCATGGCGTCGAACCTCACGGATCAGGTGCGCAACATCGCCTTTGTGACCACGGCGGTGGCAAACGGGGACCTGAGCAAGAAGATCACCGTAGACGTCAAGGGCGAGATTCTGGACCTGAAAAACACTGTGAATACGATGGTGGACCAGCTGAACGCCTTTGCCAGCGAGGTGACGCGCGTGGCGCGCGAGGTGGGCACCGAAGGCAAGCTGGGCGGACAGGCCGACGTGCGCGGGGTCGCGGGCACCTGGAAAGACCTCACCGACAACGTGAACTTCATGGCCTCGAACCTCACGGATCAGGTGCGCAACATCGCCTTTGTGACCACGGCGGTGGCAAACGGGGACCTGAGCAAGAAGATCACCGTGGACGTCAAGGGCGAGATTCTGGACCTGAAAAACACCGTGAACATCATGGTGGACCAGCTGAACGCCTTTGCCAGCGAGGTGACCCGCGTGGCGCGCGAGGTGGGTACCGAGGGCAAGCTGGGCGGGCAGGCCAACGTGCCCGGCGTGGGCGGCACCTGGAAGGATCTCACGGAGAACGTGAACTCTATGGCGTCGAACCTCACCGGGCAGGTGCGCGGCATTGCCCGCGTGGTGACGGCGGTGGCGAACGGCGACCTGAAAAAGACGCTGACCCTGGAAGCCAAGGGCGAGATTGCCGAGCTGGCCGAAACGATCAACTCCATGATCGAGACGCTGGCGACCTTTGCCCAGCAGGTCACCGGCGTGGCGCGCGAGGTGGGCGTGGAAGGCCGCCTGGGCGGGCAGGCCAGTGTGCCCGGCGCCAGTGGCACCTGGAAGGACCTCACCGATAACGTGAACCAGCTGGCCGCCAACCTCACCACGCAGGTGCGCGCCATTGCCGACGTGGCCACCGCCGTGACGGCCGGTGACCTGACCCGCTCCATCAACTTGGACGCCCGGGGCGAGCTGGACGCGCTGAAAGACAACATCAACGAGATGATCGTCAACCTGCGCGACACCACCGAGAAGAACACCGAGCAGGACTGGCTGAAAACCAACCTCGCCAAGTTTACCCGGATGCTGCAGGGCCAGCGCGACCTGCTGACGGTCAGCCGCCTGATTCTGTCGGAGCTGGCGCCGCTGGTGAAGGCCCGCCACGGCGTCTTTTACACCATGGACGAGGACACCACCACCCTGCAGCTGCAGGCCAGCTACGCCTACCGCGAGCGCAAGGGGCTGGCCAACCGCTTTGCGCTGGGGGAAGGGCTGGTGGGGCAGGCCGCACTGGAACAGGAAATGATCGTCCTGACCCATGTGCCCGACGATTACGTGCAGATCAACTCCGGGCTGGGAGCGGGCGCGCCGCGCACCATCGTGGTGCTGCCGGTGGTGTTTGAAGGGCAGACCAAGGCGGTCATTGAGCTGGCCTCCTTTGAAACGTTCAGCGCCACCCACCTGAGCTTCCTGGAGCAGTTCACGGAATCGGTGGGCATTGTGCTGAACACCATTCAGGCCACCATGCGCACAGAAACGCTGCTGCGTCAGTCGCAGAGCATGGCCCAGGAACTGCAGAGCCAGCAGGAAGAACTGAGGCAGACCAACGAGGAACTGGAGGAAAAAGCCCGCCTGCTGGCCGACCAGAACCGCGAGGTGGAAGACAAGAACCGGCAGGTGGAATCGGCCCGCCACGCCCTGGAAGAAAAGGCGGCCCAGCTGGCCCTGACCAGCAAGTACAAGAGCGAGTTCCTGGCGAACATGAGCCACGAGCTGCGCACGCCGCTGAACAGCCTGCTGCTGCTGGCCGGGCAGCTGCGCGAGGACCCGCAGGGCAACCTGTCGGACCAGCAGAAGGCCTACGCCAAGACCATCTTTGCGGCCGGCAACGACCTGCTGAACCTCATCAACGACATCTTGGACCTCTCGAAGATCGAGTCCGGCACCGTGAACGCCGACCCCACGCAGGTCACCTTTGCGCGCATCCGTGAGGCGGTGGAAACCACCTTCGCGCACCTCGCGGCGGAAAAGGGCGTGGAACTGCGCCTGGACTTCAGCCCGCAGCTGCCCGCCAGCCTGTACACCGACGACACCCGCCTGCTGCAGATTCTGAAAAACCTGCTGTCTAACGCCTTTAAATTCACCGCCGAGGGCAGCGTGACCCTGGAAGCCACGCCGGTCAAAGGCGGCTGGAGCCCCGACCAGACGGCGCTGAACAGTGCGGCCGGCGTGGTGGCCTTCCGCGTCACCGACACCGGCATTGGCATTGCCGCTGACAAGCAGCGCCTGATTTTCGAGGCCTTCCAGCAGGCCGACGGCTCCACCAGCCGCAAGTACGGCGGCACCGGCCTGGGCCTGGCGATCAGCCGCGAGCTGGCGCGCATTCTGGGCGGCGAGATCACCCTGGAGAGCACGCCGGGCCAGGGCAGCCGCTTTACCCTGTACCTGCCGCTGCGGTTCCAGGCGCCGCCGGAACTGCGCGCGCCCCGCGCGCTGCCGGTGGGTGCCCCTGCTGGCCTTCAAGGCGCGCCAGTGCAATTCGGCAGTGGGCAGTCCGCCAATGGGCAGGCCGGTAGTGGGCAGGCCGGCGCCGAGCCGGCGGCCCCCGAGGCCACGGTCATTCAGGATGACCGCGCCGCGCTGCAACCCGGTGACCGCATCCTGCTGATCGTGGAGGACGACCCGGCCTACGCGGGCGTGCTGCTGGACCTGGCCCACGAACGCGGCTTCATGGCGCTGGTGGCGGCGCGCGGCGATCAGGCGCTGCACCTCGCGCAGACCTACCGCCCGGCGGCCGTCACCCTGGACCTCACGCTGCCCGACACCAACGGCTGGGCCGTGCTGGACGCCCTGAAGCACGACCCCCAGACCCGGCACATTCCGGTGCACATCATCTCCGGGCAGGAGCCCAGCATCGTCAGCCGCAAGCTGGGCGCGCTGGACCACACCACCAAGGCGGGGAGCCGGCAGCAGCTGAGCGAGGTGTTCACCAACCTCGAAGCCTTCCTGGCCCGCCGGGTCAAGCGCGTGCTGATCGTGGAAGACGACGAACTGCAGCGCCAGAGTCTCGAAGAGTTGATTGGCGACACCGACGTGGAAACCATTTCGGTCACCACGGGCGCGGCGGCGCTGGAGGCCCTGCAGGGCGCGCCCTTCGACTGCATCGTGCTGGACCTGCACCTGCCCGACATGAGCGGCTTTGACCTGATGACCACCCTGAATGAGACGCCCGCCTACCGGGCCATTCCGATCATCGTGTACACCGCCCAGGACCTCACGCGCGCCCAGGAGACGCAGCTGCGCAAGGCGGCCAAGTCCATCATCGTGAAAGACGTGCGCTCGCCCGAGCGGCTGCTGGACGAGGTGACCCTCTTCCTGCACCGCGTGGAGGCCACGCTGCCCGAAGGCAAACGCCAGATCCTGGCCGGCGCCCGGCAGCAGGAACCCGAGCTGCACGGCAAGAAGGTGCTGCTGGTGGACGACGATATCCGCAACATCTTTGCGCTGACGGCGGTGCTGGAGCGCCACCAGATGCAGATTGTGACCGCCGAGAACGGCCGCGAAGCCCTGGCCGCCCTGGACGCCGAGGGCGACATTGACCTCGTGCTGATGGACGTGATGATGCCGGAACTCGACGGCTACGAAACCACGCGCCTGATTCGCCGCAACCCGGCCTACGCGAGCCTGCCCATCATCTCGCTGACCGCCAAGGCCATGCCCGGCGACCGCGAGCAGTCCATTGAATCCGGGGCCAGCGACTACATCAGCAAGCCGGTGAACACCGCGCAACTGCTGTCGCTGCTGCGGGTGTGGCTGTCGAAGTGA
- a CDS encoding cytochrome c oxidase subunit II produces the protein MSRRAPGPVPRLEHHTLERLETIWLGMAVVIAVLLFASVLTSFLSGTTPSLSGDGAHHLAGVKNGRLDPKNLAATPFATPGLRENADGSLEAFVVARAFNFEPAVLRVPAGRPVTFHVTSADVMHGYLIEGTNINVNVVPGQVASFTTTFRSAGTHDTVCNEYCGVGHHNMLGRVVVEAAQP, from the coding sequence ATGAGCAGGCGTGCCCCGGGGCCAGTGCCCCGCCTGGAACACCACACCCTGGAGCGTCTGGAAACCATCTGGCTGGGCATGGCCGTCGTCATCGCCGTGCTGCTGTTTGCCAGCGTCCTGACCAGTTTCCTCAGTGGCACCACGCCGTCTCTGTCCGGGGACGGCGCCCATCACCTCGCCGGGGTGAAGAACGGCCGCCTGGATCCCAAGAATCTGGCCGCCACGCCCTTTGCCACCCCGGGCCTGCGCGAGAACGCCGATGGCAGTCTTGAAGCCTTCGTGGTGGCGCGCGCCTTTAATTTCGAGCCGGCGGTGCTGCGGGTGCCGGCGGGGCGGCCAGTCACCTTCCACGTGACTTCGGCCGACGTGATGCACGGGTACCTCATTGAGGGCACCAACATCAACGTGAATGTGGTGCCGGGGCAGGTGGCCAGCTTTACCACCACCTTCCGCTCGGCCGGCACGCACGACACCGTCTGCAACGAATACTGCGGCGTTGGCCACCACAACATGCTCGGCCGCGTCGTGGTCGAG
- a CDS encoding sensor histidine kinase translates to MDAGAGTPRARILIVDDQDAKRLGLAAALEPLGQEVVMVASGREALRQLLTGEFAVILLDVQMPDMDGFETARLIRSRRQTETTPIIFVTAHDRAEADMLGGYTLGAVDFIFSPVRSEVLRAKVNVFVELHLKTLTVQAHERRLRELESRQAQHELAKLWGAIAQSADPVMITTRSGVIEYVNSAFEQVTGYPAEEALGQTPALLNSGRQDAAFFDDLWRTLLSGEVFRGEFINRRKDGGEYHEEKTITPIRDEAGRVTHFVATSQDVTYRKQMEAQLHALNASLEARVRERTAELEDVNSELEAYAYSISHDLRTPLRHIGSFADLLARSSDDLGDNGQRYLRIIQDGALKMEALIDGLLEFARTGRSELRPQPIELRALLGEIIAELPGAEAATWDLRDLGAVCGDLLGVRQVLTNLLTNALKYADPARPPHIEVWTEAGEHEQTVHVRDNGLGFDMTYAHRLFAVFQRLHTEVPGHGVGLAIVKRIVTRHGGRIWAQGVEGQGATFSFTLPQAQASGGEGPQVGEAAVG, encoded by the coding sequence ATGGACGCTGGAGCCGGCACCCCGCGCGCCCGGATCCTGATTGTGGACGACCAGGACGCCAAGCGCCTGGGGCTGGCTGCCGCGCTGGAACCGCTGGGCCAGGAGGTGGTGATGGTGGCCTCGGGCCGCGAGGCCCTGCGGCAGCTGCTGACCGGCGAGTTCGCGGTGATTCTGCTGGACGTGCAGATGCCGGACATGGACGGCTTTGAAACCGCCCGCCTGATCCGCAGCCGCCGCCAGACCGAAACCACCCCGATCATCTTCGTGACCGCCCACGACCGCGCCGAGGCCGACATGCTGGGCGGCTACACCCTGGGCGCGGTGGACTTTATCTTCTCGCCGGTGCGCTCCGAGGTGCTGCGCGCCAAGGTCAACGTGTTTGTCGAGCTGCACCTCAAGACCCTGACCGTGCAGGCCCACGAGCGGCGGCTGCGCGAACTGGAAAGCCGGCAGGCCCAGCACGAACTGGCCAAGCTATGGGGCGCCATTGCCCAGTCGGCCGACCCGGTGATGATCACCACCCGGAGCGGGGTGATCGAATACGTGAACAGCGCCTTTGAACAGGTCACGGGTTACCCCGCGGAGGAAGCCCTGGGCCAGACGCCGGCCCTGCTGAACTCCGGGCGCCAGGACGCGGCCTTCTTTGATGACCTGTGGCGCACCCTGCTTTCCGGCGAGGTGTTCCGGGGCGAGTTTATTAACCGGCGCAAGGACGGCGGCGAGTACCACGAAGAAAAGACCATCACGCCCATCCGCGACGAGGCCGGGCGGGTCACGCACTTTGTGGCCACCAGCCAGGACGTGACCTACCGCAAGCAGATGGAAGCCCAGCTGCACGCCCTGAACGCCTCGCTGGAGGCGCGGGTGCGCGAACGCACCGCCGAACTGGAGGACGTGAACAGCGAGCTGGAAGCCTACGCCTATTCCATCTCGCACGACCTGCGCACCCCGCTGCGGCACATCGGCTCCTTTGCCGACCTGCTGGCCCGCTCCAGCGACGACCTGGGTGACAATGGGCAGCGCTACTTGCGCATCATTCAGGACGGCGCCCTGAAGATGGAAGCCCTGATTGACGGCCTGCTGGAGTTCGCCCGCACCGGGCGCAGCGAACTGCGGCCCCAGCCCATCGAGCTGCGGGCCCTGCTGGGCGAGATCATCGCGGAACTGCCCGGCGCCGAGGCCGCCACCTGGGACCTGCGCGACCTGGGCGCGGTGTGCGGTGACCTGCTGGGCGTGCGGCAGGTGCTGACCAACCTGCTTACCAACGCCCTGAAGTACGCCGACCCGGCGCGGCCCCCCCACATTGAGGTCTGGACCGAGGCAGGCGAGCACGAACAGACCGTTCATGTGCGCGACAACGGGCTGGGCTTTGACATGACCTACGCCCACCGCCTGTTTGCCGTGTTTCAGCGCCTGCACACCGAGGTGCCAGGGCACGGGGTGGGGCTGGCCATCGTCAAGCGCATTGTCACGCGCCACGGCGGGCGCATCTGGGCGCAGGGGGTGGAAGGGCAGGGCGCCACCTTCAGTTTCACGCTGCCCCAGGCCCAGGCCAGTGGCGGCGAGGGGCCGCAGGTTGGGGAAGCCGCAGTCGGCTGA
- a CDS encoding CheR family methyltransferase, protein MAVEVSGEFPREPLQDIELSLLLEAVYRVTGHDFRAYTTATIRRRVLHAVAEEGLETISALQARALHDPAAMQRLRETLAINVTEMFRDPTFFRALREQVLPLLRTHPFVRVWHAGCSTGEEVYSLAILLHEAGLLSRSRLYATDMHAPALQQARQGIYPLEKLAAHEENYHLSGGQAEFGDYFTQQYGHARVKAFLRQPIIWGQHNLATDSSFNEFHLILCRNVMIYFTRPLQDHVQALLWESLMPFGVLGLGHHESLDFSPQAVRFEPLNLAEKLYRRVG, encoded by the coding sequence GTGGCTGTCGAAGTGAGCGGCGAGTTTCCCAGAGAACCCCTGCAGGACATCGAGCTGTCGCTGCTGCTGGAGGCCGTGTACCGCGTCACCGGGCACGATTTCCGGGCCTACACCACCGCCACCATCCGCCGCCGGGTGCTGCACGCGGTGGCCGAAGAGGGCCTGGAGACCATCAGTGCGCTGCAGGCGCGGGCGCTGCACGACCCGGCAGCCATGCAGCGGCTGCGCGAAACGCTGGCCATCAACGTGACCGAGATGTTCCGCGACCCCACCTTCTTCCGGGCCCTGCGCGAACAGGTGCTGCCGCTGCTGCGCACCCACCCGTTCGTGCGGGTGTGGCACGCGGGCTGCTCCACGGGCGAGGAAGTGTATTCGCTGGCGATTCTGCTGCACGAGGCGGGGCTGCTCTCGCGCAGCCGCCTGTACGCCACCGACATGCACGCCCCGGCGCTGCAGCAGGCCCGCCAGGGCATTTACCCGCTGGAGAAACTGGCGGCCCATGAGGAGAATTACCACCTCTCGGGCGGGCAGGCCGAGTTCGGGGACTACTTCACCCAGCAGTACGGCCACGCGCGGGTCAAGGCCTTCCTGCGCCAGCCCATCATTTGGGGTCAGCACAACCTCGCTACCGATTCATCGTTCAACGAGTTCCACCTGATTCTGTGCCGCAACGTGATGATCTACTTCACCCGGCCGCTGCAGGACCACGTGCAGGCCCTGCTGTGGGAAAGCCTGATGCCCTTTGGCGTGCTGGGCCTGGGGCACCACGAAAGCCTGGACTTCAGCCCGCAGGCGGTGCGCTTTGAGCCGCTGAACCTGGCCGAAAAACTCTACCGGCGGGTGGGCTGA